A genomic window from Streptomyces broussonetiae includes:
- a CDS encoding ABC transporter ATP-binding protein: MHTSQDLRMAEAVRLDAVSKTYGRGDSQVAALRGLSMSFAGGTFTAVMGPSGSGKSTFLHCAAGLVQPTSGKVTVGGTELAGLDDTQLTKLRRDRIGFIFQSFNLLPALTVMQNITLPLQLAGQRPDKALIRNVVQRVGLNERLGHLPAQLSGGQQQRVAIARALVTRPAVVFADEPTGALDTRTAASVLALLRESVDTAGQTLVMVTHDPVAASYADRVVFLADGAFAGELHRPTADAVAARMTRLGAWEDDTQRQNSQMPTGGRY, translated from the coding sequence GTGCACACTTCACAGGACCTTCGCATGGCGGAGGCGGTACGGCTGGACGCCGTGTCGAAGACCTACGGCCGAGGAGACAGCCAGGTGGCCGCGCTGCGCGGGCTCTCCATGAGCTTCGCCGGCGGCACCTTCACCGCCGTGATGGGTCCCTCCGGATCAGGCAAGAGTACCTTCCTGCACTGCGCGGCCGGACTGGTGCAGCCCACCTCCGGCAAGGTCACCGTCGGCGGCACCGAACTCGCCGGCCTGGACGACACCCAGCTGACCAAGCTGCGCAGGGACCGGATCGGCTTCATCTTCCAGTCCTTCAACCTGCTGCCCGCGCTGACCGTGATGCAGAACATCACGCTCCCGCTGCAACTGGCCGGACAGCGGCCCGACAAGGCCCTGATCCGCAACGTCGTACAGCGGGTGGGCCTGAACGAGCGGCTCGGCCATCTGCCCGCCCAGCTGTCCGGCGGCCAGCAGCAGCGCGTCGCCATCGCCCGCGCTCTGGTGACCCGGCCCGCCGTCGTCTTCGCCGACGAACCCACCGGCGCCCTCGACACCCGCACCGCCGCGTCCGTGCTGGCCCTGCTGCGCGAGTCCGTCGACACCGCCGGGCAGACCCTGGTCATGGTCACCCACGACCCGGTCGCCGCCTCCTACGCGGACCGCGTGGTCTTCCTCGCCGACGGCGCCTTCGCCGGCGAACTGCACCGGCCGACGGCCGACGCCGTGGCCGCCCGGATGACCAGGCTCGGCGCCTGGGAGGACGACACCCAGCGGCAGAACTCGCAGATGCCCACCGGGGGGCGTTACTGA
- a CDS encoding type I polyketide synthase codes for MAESEKPDTRMVEALRASLEKIERLQERNRVLTAAAREPIAIVGMACRYPGGVRSPEDLWRLVADGAEGITEFPADRGWDPELYDPTPGTPGRSYTREGGFLHDAGEFDAAFFGISPNEALVMDPQQRLLLEGSWEALESAGIDPVSLRGSRTGVFAGVMYHDYFGSFGSGSIVSGRVAYTLGLEGPTLSVDTACSSSLVTVHLAAQALRQGECTLALAGGVTVMASPGTYVEFSRQGALSPDGRCRSFADDASGTGFSEGLGVLVLERLSDARANGHPVLAVVRGSAVNQDGASNGLTAPNGPSQQRVIRQALAAARLSAADVDVVEAHGTGTTLGDPIEAQALLATYGQDRPAGEPLWLGSVKSNIGHTQAAAGVAGVIKVVMAMRNGVLPRTLHVDAPSTKVDWDTGQVRLLTQQRDWPRADRPRRAGVSSFGISGTNAHTIIEEPSAQDRPVTDGEAAAVDAEAPAVVWPLSARSAQALPAQAERLHAFVADRPELSAAAVARALGTRRAVFDHRAAVTGTDRNQLLAALHALATGSPAPSVITGKARTGTRTAFLFTGQGAQRLGMGLELRARYPVFAESFDAVDARFGLDLAGLLAGDDAEAVQRTQYAQTALFAFEVALFRLLESFGVRPDILAGHSVGELAAAHVAGVLDLDDACTLVAARGRLMQALPEGGAMVAVQATEDEIRPLLDGRVGLAAVNGPSSVVLSGEAEAVLAAAEGFAKTKRLSVSHAFHSPLMDGMLDAFRCVAEKLTYHEPRIPLVSTLTGRRADSAQLRDPGYWVRHVRETVRFADAVGALSASGAGRFVELGPDAVLTGLARACAEADGAVFVALGRRTGSEPVALMSGLARLYTDGLAPHWAALFPGTAHADLPTYAFRHERYWLNADVALTAGPLAEPVPPAADAEPTDTEPLRRRLAGATTVEQEALLTDVVRAQTAAILGHAGAEAVEPDAVFLEIGMDSVSAAELRGALGTALGIALPAGAVFDHRTPAALAAVLRDHLADGGRPAPADGGPDLESVGGLVRRAAADGRMAQAIDLLRTVAEILPGFSCLAEFGHVTDPVRLATGGDDTVSRLVCLPSPMALGGAHQYARFARHFQGRRDVLVPAMPGFGPGDPLPRSVDAVVEVVVEGIRRACPDERPYVLVGYSSGGQFAHAAAEIMEKAGRPASGVVLLDTYLPGDDGKDDLWRQMFDGMLDRESSLGGFGTARLAAMSRYSDLIQRCMPGALTAPVLFARPEESFATGTGTDDWRAAWPADHEPVDVPGTHFTILEDFAAATAEAVERWLTAVRATGTP; via the coding sequence ATGGCCGAGTCCGAGAAGCCGGACACCAGGATGGTCGAGGCACTGCGTGCCTCGCTGGAGAAGATCGAGCGGCTGCAGGAACGCAACCGTGTACTGACCGCGGCGGCCCGGGAACCCATCGCGATCGTCGGCATGGCCTGCCGCTACCCGGGCGGCGTCCGGTCCCCCGAGGACCTGTGGCGCCTGGTCGCGGACGGCGCCGAGGGCATCACCGAATTCCCCGCCGACCGGGGCTGGGACCCGGAGCTGTACGACCCGACGCCAGGCACACCGGGCCGCTCCTACACCCGCGAGGGCGGATTCCTGCACGACGCGGGCGAGTTCGACGCCGCGTTCTTCGGGATCAGCCCGAACGAGGCCCTCGTCATGGACCCGCAGCAGCGCCTCCTGCTGGAGGGCTCCTGGGAGGCGCTGGAGAGCGCAGGCATCGATCCCGTGTCGCTGCGCGGCAGCCGCACCGGTGTGTTCGCGGGCGTGATGTACCACGACTACTTCGGCAGCTTCGGCTCCGGCAGCATCGTCTCCGGCCGGGTCGCCTACACCCTGGGCCTGGAGGGACCGACCCTGTCCGTCGACACGGCCTGCTCCTCGTCGCTCGTCACCGTGCACCTGGCCGCCCAGGCACTGCGGCAGGGCGAGTGCACGCTGGCGCTGGCCGGGGGAGTGACGGTGATGGCCTCGCCGGGCACCTACGTCGAGTTCAGCCGGCAGGGCGCCCTCTCCCCGGACGGGCGCTGCCGCTCCTTCGCCGACGACGCCTCCGGCACCGGGTTCTCCGAAGGCCTGGGAGTCCTCGTCCTGGAGCGGCTGTCGGACGCGCGGGCCAACGGGCATCCGGTGCTGGCTGTGGTTCGCGGTTCCGCCGTGAACCAGGACGGTGCGTCCAACGGGCTGACGGCGCCGAACGGTCCCTCGCAGCAGCGGGTGATCCGGCAGGCGCTGGCGGCGGCGCGGCTGTCGGCGGCCGACGTGGACGTGGTCGAGGCGCACGGCACGGGTACGACGCTGGGTGACCCGATCGAGGCGCAGGCGCTGCTGGCCACCTATGGTCAGGACCGGCCCGCCGGTGAGCCGTTGTGGCTGGGCTCGGTGAAGTCCAACATCGGGCACACGCAGGCCGCCGCCGGTGTCGCGGGCGTCATCAAGGTGGTGATGGCGATGCGCAACGGCGTGCTGCCGAGGACGCTGCACGTGGACGCGCCGTCCACCAAGGTCGACTGGGACACCGGACAGGTACGGCTGCTGACGCAGCAGCGGGACTGGCCCCGGGCAGACCGGCCGCGGCGCGCGGGCGTCTCCTCCTTCGGGATCAGCGGCACCAACGCCCACACGATCATCGAGGAGCCGTCCGCGCAGGACCGGCCGGTGACGGACGGTGAAGCGGCGGCCGTCGACGCCGAAGCCCCGGCTGTCGTATGGCCCCTGTCCGCCCGGTCCGCACAGGCTCTGCCGGCACAGGCCGAGCGGTTGCACGCGTTCGTGGCCGACCGGCCCGAGCTGTCCGCGGCGGCCGTCGCGCGGGCCCTCGGCACCCGGCGGGCCGTCTTCGACCACCGCGCGGCCGTCACGGGTACCGACCGGAACCAGCTCCTGGCCGCTCTGCACGCCCTCGCCACCGGGTCGCCCGCCCCTTCGGTGATCACCGGAAAGGCTCGGACAGGGACACGTACGGCGTTCCTGTTCACCGGTCAGGGCGCCCAACGCCTCGGCATGGGCCTCGAACTGCGCGCCCGGTACCCGGTGTTCGCGGAGTCCTTCGACGCGGTCGACGCCCGGTTCGGCCTGGACCTCGCCGGGTTGCTGGCGGGCGACGACGCCGAGGCCGTCCAGCGCACGCAGTACGCGCAGACGGCCCTGTTCGCCTTCGAAGTGGCTCTGTTCCGGCTGCTGGAGTCCTTCGGCGTGCGGCCCGACATCCTGGCCGGGCACTCCGTGGGGGAACTCGCCGCCGCCCATGTGGCGGGCGTCCTGGACCTGGACGACGCCTGCACGCTGGTCGCCGCCCGCGGTCGGCTCATGCAGGCGCTGCCGGAAGGCGGCGCGATGGTCGCCGTACAGGCCACCGAGGACGAGATACGGCCGCTGCTGGACGGCCGGGTCGGGCTCGCCGCGGTCAACGGGCCCTCCTCCGTGGTCCTTTCGGGCGAGGCGGAGGCGGTGCTGGCTGCCGCCGAGGGCTTCGCGAAGACCAAGCGGCTCTCCGTCTCGCACGCCTTCCACTCGCCGCTGATGGACGGCATGCTCGACGCATTCCGTTGCGTGGCCGAGAAGTTGACCTACCACGAGCCGCGCATCCCGCTGGTCTCCACCCTCACCGGCCGCCGCGCCGACAGCGCGCAGCTGCGCGACCCCGGCTACTGGGTACGGCATGTGCGCGAGACGGTCCGCTTCGCCGATGCCGTCGGCGCCCTCTCCGCCTCCGGCGCGGGCCGCTTCGTCGAACTCGGCCCCGACGCCGTCCTGACCGGGCTCGCCCGCGCGTGCGCGGAAGCCGACGGCGCCGTCTTCGTCGCCCTCGGGCGGCGCACCGGCAGCGAGCCCGTGGCGCTGATGTCCGGGCTCGCCCGCCTGTACACCGACGGCCTCGCCCCGCACTGGGCGGCACTCTTCCCCGGTACGGCCCACGCCGACCTGCCCACCTACGCCTTCCGGCACGAACGGTACTGGCTGAACGCGGACGTCGCCCTCACCGCCGGACCGCTCGCCGAGCCGGTGCCGCCCGCCGCGGACGCCGAGCCGACGGACACCGAGCCGTTGCGACGGCGGCTGGCCGGTGCGACCACGGTCGAGCAGGAGGCGTTGCTGACCGACGTGGTCCGGGCCCAGACCGCGGCGATCCTCGGCCATGCGGGAGCGGAGGCCGTCGAACCCGATGCCGTCTTCCTGGAGATCGGCATGGACTCCGTCTCCGCGGCCGAACTCCGCGGTGCCCTCGGCACCGCTCTGGGCATTGCCCTGCCCGCCGGCGCCGTCTTCGACCACCGCACGCCGGCCGCCCTCGCCGCGGTCCTGCGCGACCACCTCGCCGACGGCGGCCGGCCGGCCCCGGCCGACGGCGGACCGGACCTCGAATCGGTCGGCGGACTGGTGCGGCGCGCGGCGGCCGACGGGCGGATGGCGCAGGCCATCGACCTCTTGCGGACCGTCGCCGAGATCCTCCCGGGCTTCTCGTGCCTGGCCGAGTTCGGGCACGTCACCGATCCGGTGCGGCTGGCCACCGGTGGCGACGACACCGTGTCGCGTCTGGTCTGCCTGCCCTCGCCGATGGCACTGGGCGGCGCACACCAGTACGCCCGGTTCGCCCGCCACTTCCAGGGCCGCCGGGACGTCCTGGTGCCCGCGATGCCCGGCTTCGGCCCCGGCGATCCGCTGCCGCGTTCGGTGGACGCGGTGGTGGAGGTGGTCGTCGAGGGCATCCGCCGGGCCTGCCCGGACGAGCGGCCGTACGTCCTCGTCGGCTACTCCTCCGGCGGCCAGTTCGCCCATGCGGCGGCCGAGATCATGGAGAAGGCCGGCCGGCCCGCCTCCGGGGTGGTGCTGCTCGACACCTATCTGCCCGGGGACGACGGCAAGGACGACCTGTGGCGGCAGATGTTCGACGGGATGCTGGACCGCGAGTCGTCCCTCGGCGGCTTCGGCACCGCCCGCCTCGCCGCCATGAGCCGCTACAGCGACCTGATCCAGCGCTGCATGCCGGGTGCCCTGACGGCGCCGGTGCTGTTCGCGCGGCCCGAGGAGTCCTTCGCGACCGGCACCGGCACCGACGACTGGCGGGCAGCCTGGCCCGCGGACCACGAACCGGTCGACGTACCCGGCACTCACTTCACCATCCTGGAGGACTTCGCCGCGGCCACCGCCGAGGCCGTCGAGCGATGGCTGACGGCCGTACGGGCCACGGGCACCCCCTGA